The following is a genomic window from Xenopus laevis strain J_2021 chromosome 2L, Xenopus_laevis_v10.1, whole genome shotgun sequence.
TTTGCATTTTTCAGCTCTTGACCGTTGAAGTAAATTCCAGTATACAATGTTCTCATTTGGTTTGACTCCATGGGATGTGACAAGTTTACTGTATCTGCAAGCGGAGAATGTCTGTTTCTCCGGGAAAAATGTTTGCTCCGTATGaagttcctttaaatgaatgtccAATATGGCAAGACATAACCCTAAATAGACATCCTCCAGTTTGAAAAACGGCACTGTCATGGAGATGTTGTAAATCTTTTGGGCGACGTCTATAGAAAAGACATATCCAGTCCCTGAACAAAATGGCGGGTACTTGACTCCTGGGTATTCTCTTTCACTGGCGTACCACTTGCTAAAGATATTGCGTATGGGGTACTCATTCAGTTTGAGAAAGCCAGTAAAGAAGTTAGACGACTGATTTTTCTTCTCCAGCAGCTGGACCAGGTAGAATGTGTTAATAAACATGTCCGAGTCGGTCTTCATGACAAATTTGGTCTCAGGACAGTGCTCGGAAATCCAATCAATCCCCATGATGGTTTTCAAGGTCAAGTTGTAATAGGCGTCTATGAAAGGTCTCTGAATAATGTCATTGTAAGTGCTGCTTTCATTAACAAGTTCTGCTTCTGATTTTAGGTCCTGGTATGTGCTTATCCCCAAAAGAAAGTAGGAAGAAACAAGCTTGCCAGCTATGCGTCTTCTCCTCCCCCATGTTTCACGTATTGCCATTCTGGCTTCCTTTTCATCATGGGTGCAGGTTATTAGAAGTACCAAATACGGACGGGTCTTTTTGCAGTTCACCTTTGGCAGCagagtaaatgttttatttacatccTCAAAGTCGATGAAATAATAAGTGTTTGTCTTGGGGCAAATACGACAGTAATTCAGGATATTCAGCTCCATGACCAATGCCCAAACCCCAAAAACAGAAAACATCACCGTTATAGCAAAAAACAGCTTCTTCCTCGCCAtctgaaatataaaacaaaacaaaatgataaTATTGCTGTGCTGGAATGACCAGGGGATATGAAAGACCTAGGTGCTACTGCCTAACTAAGACCATCCCTCCAAGAAATGCAGCAAAAGATAGGGGGCAACTGGAGGGCATCTTCAGTTCATTTCTGGGTGGCTTTTGGCAGATAAGAAATAGCAAAACATTAAGTGTAAAATTCTTTATTGGATTCCCTTTTCACAGCTCCAAAATATCTCCTACTCATTGTACAGGATCATTTTCTAAAGGAGAGTCTTCTCTTCTCTCAGTGCCACTTCTGCGCTCTTTGTTTTTTATCTGGCCCCTTCCCTCCTACTGCTCATTCTCGTACCCCCTTTTTCTGCTTTCCCCTTTATCTGATCTTACAGTAAAGTTTTGTCCCATTATTTTCACCTTTACTTTGGATTTCTCCTTCCACCACCTTTTGTTTATGTTTTCAGCCCTCTTTATTTGCACACTCCTTGTTCCCTTTCTATCTACTATTATCCCATTTTCTCATGTGCTTAGAGATAGAGCAGgagtgtccaaaaggtagaccgggatctaccagtagaccattAGCTGGTGATCATTAtgtctcaagacactgtcaacaaacaccTTCTCTAAACCACCCTCCTATTTAATGCATGGAACATCTTCTATGAAACagaatgctattatggatgtagatcataatggggcaaCATCACTACAAGTATCTACTGTATCATGTGAGTACTACTATTACTACAATTTGTTAACTGTGTGTCACAAAATCTGCAGTGTTGACAGTCTACATGGCTCAGGGAAACATGATGGTTCCCCACCCTATGTACTAAAAACAGTACTGgagactataggggtcattttaCAACCAAACAGTTGTGATTGTTCAAAATGTCTGCAGTCTTTGCACAAAAATGTCATTCAGTAAAGGTACTTGAGTCTACACTGAGCACCCATTAATTTGTTTGGGAGAAGCTGTCTCACAAGTGCAGAGAAATAGCACACCATCACTGGCCAGCCACACACACACTTACCCTAATCCTCTCTACCGTCTCGCTCAATTGGAGTGCTACAATCTCTTATATAGTAGAGCCTGACTAACCCTATCTGATGTTACAAGGGGCAGGGCGGGTGCAGATATATAAAAGAATGCAACTACAAGGTTTATTTGGGGAAGTTTAGCAGGAGGGGTCCACAATGGTTTTTCTTTAGTATCCTGGTGGGCCGGTCTGACCCTGATAGTAAACAGACTATAGAACAATATGGCACTAGAATGAGACAGGACTGAGGGGAAACAGGCATGATACACGGggcggcacatttatcaagggtccaatttcgaatttgTGTGAGTTTCTTTTTAAACTCACTTTAATTCAATTGAATACGAAATTCAActgggggaaatttattaaaaaaaaacgaatttgtaATGTGTAATTTTACCAATCCAAAAACTGGAATcgaaatttgattcaaattatacaaaacttgatttgatttttctttccaaaaaaaacttgaaggtcAAGTAGGCTACAtgcatctccaaattgatccctggacctctccattGACTTggattaggcaggttttaggtggtgaatagtcgaatttaaattcttaaaggtccagagtatgatgaatcgcgaaaatcaaatttgaattattttaaaaaaaactcaaatcaagtttggataattccctagacacatttgacagttttgaccataaataaaTCTGAACATTTGAGTTcagattttcaatttgacccttaataaatctgcaccatagAAACCAAGAAACCACATGTGATCCAAAACTGGGTAATACACAGAAAGTGATGTAAAAGGAAACATTgacaccagagtttcctttgtaTGGGTGGAAGTCGGCCACAAAATGAATGTACTGCACCATCAGCAGCTACATAACTCTTACCAAACAATTAACATACTGATTAAGAAATATGATTGTTATGATTAGTGGCCAGACAATTTTCAGTGTATCAAATCAAATTTATTGCATACATCTGTGTGTCCAtatgcaataaatgtgatttgatACACTGAAAATTGAAGTGCGGCTCTATGCGGAAATGTATATGTAAaatttgatccagcacccacaaaaattccaaaaatccgGATCAGATTGCGTCTGCCTAcaaggtattatatatatatatatatatatatatatatatatatatatatatatatatatatatatatatatatatatatatatatatatatatatatatatatatacacacaaacccGTGTTGACCAATCCTAGAACTTCAAATGCAAACAGAGCAAGACATCGAAGAGGACAAGGAGCTGTAtactgtgcagaaaaaaaacaacatccaGAATGGAACATAAAGTGAAGTAATAAATAGGAGACATGGTAGATGTAGACGTAGATAGCGTAAACCGGAGCAACAGTGACTTGTACCGCTAGAGGACGGCACATGCAGACAAACAAATACTTCTCCAGCGACCTTCAGCTTAATTACATTCGGACACTGCTAAAACCCAgtcattttaattgcacatacAAAGGCAAAACTTACTGACTTCAGTTTCAGGTATTCACAAGGAAAGTCTTTCAGCAGATACCTGCAAACCGTTGGACTGTTCACAGTGACTGGCGACTCTCAAAAAAGCAAAAGGTCACTGCTGTCATATGAACAGATCACAAGTGATGATAATGATCTATTTCAAGGATTTGGGTGTCCActaaatgaatgcaaaaatggAGTTTTGTTCAAACGATCTCTACACGTATAAATGCTCACTCTCCTATtaaggccacaccagccaggccaaacttATACTCATGCAAtaatgtaggataggaaggagccgACGATCCGCGGGCTTGCTGCAAATTCCtttattaacacaacatgttttggatcatcatggatcctttttcaagtgacttgaaaaaggatccatgatgatctgaaacatgttgtgttaatgaAGGAATTTGCAGCAAGCCCGCGGATCGTcggctccttcctatcctacattaTTGCATGAGTCCACTAAATGAATGTCACTTAAAGAACAAGAGAAGGCTTGGTGCACTTAAGGGTACCAAATGttgggcaccccaagtgattgtatttacttacctgaaaccccgggcagatgctcctatcagcagaaaaatgcaccggGCCGGGGTTATTTCAACGAGCACCACAGAACaatcttcttctggcttcttctttcttcaaatttcccaggggaaACGCATGCGCAgctgaacgaaatagccaactttttagttaaagttcggctattcgttctactgcacatgcgcagccgcccaaaggaaggaggaagacggaacagaagtgctccgtggtgctcacttgtataaccccgggccggtgcagttttctgctgataggagcacctgccggGGGTTTtgggtaagtaactacaatcaattggggggtgcctaacatttggcacccccaagtgcaggaagcctttccttctctttaaaggGAGATCCAATTGTGCCCCAATGCACAAAGAAATACCAGCACCTCTTAAAGCAGAGTTAAAAGAGgagttctataaaaaaataaatcaacaaaAAGTATAGGAAGTATATGCTCATTGTATTACATAATATCCAACTTATAGCAACAAATTGAGTAATAAAGTAGCACACGGACAGTGCTAACTCAGTGCTTTAACCCTGACATAactgaattacattaaaatataacatttattataactACATATATACTAAAAAACTGCATGGAAAGTGGTCTGTATGTATTTAACCGCTTCAATTTGGAGTGTGCTCAGTAAGTTTTGAGAGGCCCCCTCCCTTCCATTCTTTCCCATTTGGCAAAACCTGCCTGTCTACAATGAGAATGGGTAGGAGCTGGTCTCACCACTGACCACCTAtgccaccctacgcgtttcgctatGTTATcggcttcatcaggggcataagtaGTGCGctagtttctttaaaggagaaggaaaggttaaaactaagtaagccttatcagaaaggtccatctaaatacaccagtaaacccccaaagtaatgctgctctgagtcccctgtcaaaagaaaaaacacatttctttccttctagtgtgtacacatgggcttctgtatcagacttgccttcagcttaaacctcattgccctgggcaagagcatgctcagtttgctccaccccccccccttctctgctgtaatctgagcccagagcaaggagagactcaggcaggaagtgatgtcacaccacattaatactgcagctcctattctaaacaaacagagagtttctagagcttttcactcaggtatggtaaaacattctacagaataaatatatcattctagcttgcactattgcagctaatctattggtaataaaatgcctccgtagctttccttctcctttaaccattaaaTATTCAACAACGTTTCTGGCACGGTACTTCCAACATCATCTACGTCACTTCCGGTTATGCGATATGCATGGAAATGCATCATCTAGAACTAGATGTTCTAAAATTCTCCAATGAAATTCTCTCCAAGTTTTTCCCACATAGATCATACTGCagacacatatcattatatagaTCACACGTGGTTTtacaattcatttaatttttgcaatttgtattTAACATTGTCCCTTCTCCTTGTTATCACTTatgttttttaagattttaagcAATCTCCACACTTATAGCATCCCGTTTTATTATCAGAAGTAAGCTACGTACTGTGGGTTTTGTGGAACATGTATAGTGACTGTGAGTAAATTAGTGGTTTCATATCAATGATTTTATTAGTTGCTTATCCTGTTGTAAGATATGCCAATGTTTATTCACAATATGTATTATCCTTTTATGCTCTGCACTGTATTCCACAATCAACCTGATCGTTTTAGTGTCGTCTGTGTTCCTATGTAGCGTTCTCTTCCTTGGAACTAATAGGGATTGTCTGTCATCTTCCAAAGCTCTTTTGTAGGCTTTTTTTCAAGGAGTTAACCTCtctttcagtgtcggactggcccactaggataccaggaaaactcccggtgggcccaggtctcagtgggcctcttacttctaactatttggcctatttcatggtcttcttcttctttatgggaacacagaggcttaataatggaagaatagagtatagcatgtagagaaaagagactaggagaataaagagtttgagtgaggagaggattgtttggaaagtgggccctcagcctaaggttttccggtgggccactggtatcccagtccgacactgctctctTTGATGTGCTCATACAATTTCTTTGCTTAAATTTTAAATTCTTCAAGAGTGCTACATAGTCTCTTAGGTACTGGCTTATTGGAATACCCCTAATAGTATTTTGGGGGTGCACTCTATGGATTCAACcatctgaactgggttgctggagTTGAAAGGGTCCGTGTGCTACTTTCTTACTCTATTTGTTGCTATAAGTTGTACAAAAAGACCAACAGCATGGATAATCAGCATGGTGGCAGTCAAGAAACTAGAGCAGCTACAAGTATGTGTTGATCATAATGATTTAAATAAGGCATTGCAACAATCATATTATTATCTGCGTACAGGATAAAAGCAGCGGTTATTCTACCACATTGTGTAACCGTTTTAGGTGATACTGGTGGCAATGTTTGCCTTTTGGACTCGCCACTTCTCCTATAGCATTCCAGCATGGAGAACATGAAGCAGCAGAAGACCTGCCAGGTGTGGAGGTTATTGCAGATCATCTAAGTTTATGTTGGTGAGGACACTACAGAAGAAGATTATCATTAGTATTATACATGGGGCATCAACTGCCAACTGAGAGATAATGTGAAAGCCAGCAAAATTCCAACGCTGGCGACATTAAAtgcacacccattgactttaatgcgcgtcaaacTGTtgccggtgtcggaattgtcttttcgcgaattttccgcttTTActtgaatttcactggaaatttgttgctgaaactggacaaattcactcatcacccAGCGTGGACAACATGAAGCAGCAGAAGACCTGCCAGGTGTGGAAGTTATTTCTGATAATCTAAGTTTATGTTGGTGAGGACACTACAGAAGAAGATTATCATCAGTATTATACATTGGGCATCAACTGCCAACTGAGAAATTATGGTCAAAGACATACAATGTAAGAACCAAGGACAGGTATTGTAGTACAGAAGAATGTTCAGAATTGTATTACCACACCAATGTGATGTACATAAGGAGGCCGACAGACATTGTATGGGTCTGGCAATGCATTATGAATAATGATGAGGGAATTTGTctcgtttcgcttcaccgaaaaatttatgaaaccactaaaaaatttgcaaaatggtgaaaaatttgcgtggtcatttataaagttcttacagcgcatatttattcgcaaatggttgtattggtCATGTTTTTTCCTGTACGCTAAAATGTTGCActgtctttccggtttttgctaattcgcattgagaatacatttttgcaaatgacgaaccaatatggagcaggcactcaaaaaggcaaaacttccaccaggcaaatgttctaaagtgaagaatttattgtgtcaaacagcctgatgtgtttcgtgttccaaacacttaatcataggctaaactcATAGAGCCATGCCTCAAATATGTGTACAACAGTGACCCAATCAGATAAACACTCCAATTACCAATCCACCCAAAACTGGGTTGGACTTTTATTTGATGCACTTGGGTAAAGTCATTTGGGATTGGGTGGATTGGTAATTGGAGTGTTTATCTGATTGGGTCACTGTTGTACAAATATTTGAGGCATGGCTCTATgagtttagcctatgattaagtgtttggaacacaaaacgcatcaggctgtttgacacaataaattcttcacttttgaacatttgcctggtggaagttttgcctttttgagtgcctgctccatattggtttgtcggtttgtccgcccccctgtgctgagggctcaggtcggtgcacctgggccacttccttgatgTGATGAGTTACCATTATACATACAAGAGACCCGAGAATCACAGAagctttttcatttttgcaaatgaCTCGCAAatggtgtttgcgtgagtgcgcccactgtgcgaggttgatGTGCGAGAAAAATAGCATTTACAgcaacttaaatttgcaattttcaaaactgttttgcgaatattttctcgaCTTCTTTTGTTTCAggtacttttttgtccaaatgcattaaagtcaatgggtgtttttatttttatttttttatggcgacttttttttgtccagatgcattaaagaAGTCATTGAGCATTTTCCTTATGGCGAATATTTCCGTTTCAAATTTTTGCCGCGTTTCCATGgccggcgaaaaaattcactccTCACTAATTATGAATCCCTTGGGCAAATGCAAAAACTTAGAACTGCCCATCCAGTTTGGTGATACTCTGCATTTAATGAGTTAATACCATGCAATGCCAGTAGAAAGAGCCTGGCAGCATCATTTTGCTCATCCAGTTGCCAGGAACACTGTCtccaaaaaaagcaaatatattccTAAAGTATTTATCGCTACTGTGCTACTGTGTACGGCTGTCAGAAATGTGATCAGTATCTACATAGAAAGAAAATATTCAGTATGAAGTCTGACCACAAGCTGGtggaaagtattttttaaaaaacctctggAGCCCCAAAATGCTTACCTTATAGCACATAATGCTGCCTCTACAGACATACAACCTGGATGTCAcctacagaataaaaaaagatcaaacaTGTGCATTGCAGATTACTCATCAAAAGCACCATTGTCCAAAAGCAGCGTCCCT
Proteins encoded in this region:
- the b3galt5l.L gene encoding beta-1,3-galactosyltransferase 5 isoform X1: MCYKMARKKLFFAITVMFSVFGVWALVMELNILNYCRICPKTNTYYFIDFEDVNKTFTLLPKVNCKKTRPYLVLLITCTHDEKEARMAIRETWGRRRRIAGKLVSSYFLLGISTYQDLKSEAELVNESSTYNDIIQRPFIDAYYNLTLKTIMGIDWISEHCPETKFVMKTDSDMFINTFYLVQLLEKKNQSSNFFTGFLKLNEYPIRNIFSKWYASEREYPGVKYPPFCSGTGYVFSIDVAQKIYNISMTVPFFKLEDVYLGLCLAILDIHLKELHTEQTFFPEKQTFSACRYSKLVTSHGVKPNENIVYWNLLQRSRAEKCKLELNHMTS
- the b3galt5l.L gene encoding beta-1,3-galactosyltransferase 5 isoform X2; the protein is MARKKLFFAITVMFSVFGVWALVMELNILNYCRICPKTNTYYFIDFEDVNKTFTLLPKVNCKKTRPYLVLLITCTHDEKEARMAIRETWGRRRRIAGKLVSSYFLLGISTYQDLKSEAELVNESSTYNDIIQRPFIDAYYNLTLKTIMGIDWISEHCPETKFVMKTDSDMFINTFYLVQLLEKKNQSSNFFTGFLKLNEYPIRNIFSKWYASEREYPGVKYPPFCSGTGYVFSIDVAQKIYNISMTVPFFKLEDVYLGLCLAILDIHLKELHTEQTFFPEKQTFSACRYSKLVTSHGVKPNENIVYWNLLQRSRAEKCKLELNHMTS